One part of the Lotus japonicus ecotype B-129 chromosome 2, LjGifu_v1.2 genome encodes these proteins:
- the LOC130737236 gene encoding uncharacterized protein LOC130737236, with amino-acid sequence MLVVAPISEVTVVPKPALLLQATWAQPPYGIYKLNFDAAVATTGEVGFGLIVRNMLGGVLASAAQYLLHAASAILGEALAFRWSMQLAIQMEFRRVLFETNCLQLFQLWNKPPDGRSYLSSIVGDCFMLSRSFDYVDLSFVRRGGNSVADFLAGTASKYTDMVWLEEVPMKAITLVHKDVMASIPAFD; translated from the coding sequence ATGCTAGTTGTTGCGCCGATATCAGAGGTGACGGTGGTGCCTAAACCAGCCCTGTTGTTGCAGGCAACTTGGGCCCAACCACCTTATGGTATCTACAAGCTGAATTTTGATGCAGCTGTGGCTACAACAGGAGAGGTGGGTTTTGGTTTGATTGTGAGGAATATGTTGGGTGGGGTCCTTGCTTCTGCAGCACAATATCTTCTCCATGCAGCTTCAGCGATTCTTGGGGAGGCTTTAGCCTTCCGTTGGTCTATGCAGCTTGCCATTCAGATGGAGTTTCGTCGGGTTCTTTTTGAGACAAATTGTTTGCagctgttccagctttggaataAACCTCCAGATGGTCGATCGTATTTATCTAGTATTGTTGGTGATTGCTTTATGTTATCTCGTTCTTTTGATTATGTTGACTTGTCTTTTGTTCGCCGTGGGGGCAATTCTGTTGCTGATTTCTTAGCTGGTACCGCTTCCAAGTATACTGATATGGTTTGGTTGGAAGAGGTACCTATGAAGGCCATAACTTTGGTTCATAAAGATGTAATGGCTTCTATACCTGCTTTTGATTAA
- the LOC130740750 gene encoding probable NAD(P)H dehydrogenase (quinone) FQR1-like 2 produces MGKGGGCVPSKKKGPLVAQDSPPEATQGLREAVIETEQQNTHPDEPTRVASSLSAAVGSTKLKIFIVFYSMYGHVEGLAKSLKKGVDIVDGVEGVLYRVPEILSDEVLSQMKAPPKDETVPEITAAELTAADGVLFGFPTRYGAMAAQMKAFFDSTGQLWKEQKLAGKPAGFFVSTGTQGGGQETTAWTAITQLAHHGMLFVPIGYTFGPGMFKMDSIRGGSPYGAGVYAGDGTREPTETELTLAEHQGKYMATIVKRLAAKS; encoded by the exons ATGGGTAAAGGAGGAGGTTGTGTTCCCAGCAAGAAAAAGGGACCGCTAGTCGCTCAAGATTCACCGCCTGAGGCCACTCAAGGACTCAGGGAGGCTGTGATTGAAACTGAGCAGCAAAACACCCACCCCGATGAGCCAACTAGAGTCGCATCATCGTTATCCGCTGCTGTGGGCAGCACGAAGCTGAAGATCTTCATCGTGTTCTACTCGATGTACGGGCACGTTGAAGGACTGGCGAAAAGTTTGAAGAAGGGTGTGGATATTGTGGACGGTGTCGAAGGGGTTTTGTATAGGGTTCCGGAAATATTGTCGGATGAAGTGCTGAGCCAGATGAAGGCGCCGCCCAAGGATGAGACCGTGCCGGAGATTACGGCTGCAGAACTTACTGCGGCTGACGGGGTGTTGTTTGGCTTTCCCACAAGGTATGGTGCCATGGCGGCGCAAATGAAAGCTTTCTTCGATTCCACTGGGCAGTTGTGGAAGGAGCAAAAGCTCGCAGGAAAGCCCGCTGGTTTctttgtcagcacgggcacccAAGGCGGCGGTCAAGAAACCACAGC TTGGACAGCAATCACTCAGCTGGCACACCATGGGATGTTGTTTGTTCCTATTGGATATACATTTGGACCTGGAATGTTCAAGATGGACTCCATTAGAGGGGGTTCTCCATATGGTGCAGGAGTGTATGCTGGTGATGGCACAAGAGAGCCAACTGAAACAGAGCTGACACTTGCAGAGCATCAGGGAAAGTATATGGCTACTATAGTCAAGCGGCTCGCAGCCAAGTCATGa
- the LOC130740751 gene encoding aminopeptidase P1, translated as MENTLSALRSLMASHSPPLDALVVPSEDYHQSEYVSARDKRREFVSGFSGSAGLALITKDVALLWTDGRYFLQAEQQLSDEWKLMRIGEDPAVDTWMADNLLKEASIGVDPWCISIDTAQRWERSFAEKQQKLVQTTKNLVDEVWADRPPAEINAVVVQPLKFAGRSVADKLKDLRKKLVQEQARGIIFTSLDEVAWLYNIRGNDVAYCPVVHAFAIVTSNSAFLYVDKRKVSAEVKSHLEENGIEIREYTAVSFDVALLATDELDTTSTAKDTLAEITKQAEKFVSETNKSVNGKHQAKENSNNLIWADPGSCCYAVYSKLNPDTVLLQQSPLALAKALKNPVELEGLKQAHIRDGAAVVQYLVWLDKQMQDIFGASGYFSEGNTVKKEELSQSLKLTEVTVSDKLEGFRASKKHFRGLSFPTISSVGPNGAVIHYSPKAETCAELDPDKIYLFDSGAQYLDGTTDITRTVHFGKPSAHEKACYTAVLKGHIALGNAVFPNGTNGHALDILARIPLWKNGLDYRHGTGHGIGSYLNVHEGPHLISFKPRNVPLQSSMTVTDEPGYYEDGAFGIRLENVLIINEADTKFNFGDKGYLSFEHITWAPYQTKLIDLNLLTPDEINWLNSYHSRCRDILQPHLDDAAENEWLKKATEPVGV; from the exons ATGGAAAACACACTTTCAGCGTTGAGGTCGTTGATGGCGTCTCACTCTCCGCCTCTTGATGCCTTAGTTGTCCCCTCTGAAGATTATCACCag AGTGAATACGTCTCCGCTCGAGACAAGCGTCGTGAATTCGTCTCTGGCTTCTCTGGAAGTGCTG GTTTGGCACTTATAACTAAGGATGTAGCACTGCTGTGGACCGATGGACGCTACTTTTTGCAGGCTGAACAACAACTTAGTGATGAGTGGAAGCTAATGCGCATTGGTGAAGATCCTGCTGTGGACACCTGGATGGCTGAT AACTTGCTAAAAGAAGCATCCATCGGGGTTGATCCTTGGTGCATTTCAATTGATACTGCCCAAAGATGGGAGCGTTCTTTTGCCGAAAAACAGCAGAAGCTGGTTCAGACAACAAAAAACTTGGTTGATGAAGTATGGGCAGATCGCCCACCGGCCGAGATTAATGCTGTGGTTGTACAACCATTAAAATTTGCAGGTCGCTCTGTTGCAGATAAATTGAAAGATTTGAGAAAAAAGCTTGTACAGGAGCAAGCTCGGGGGATAATTTTCACATCACTTGATGAA GTTGCATGGTTGTATAATATTCGTGGAAATGATGTGGCATACTGTCCCGTTGTTCATGCATTTGCTATTGTGACATCCAATTCTGCTTTCCTTTATGTGGACAAGCGTAAGGTGTCAGCTGAG GTAAAGTCTCATTTGGAGGAGAATGGAATTGAAATTCGAGAGTACACAGCAGTAAGCTTTGATGTTGCATTGCTTGCAACGGATGAGCTTGATACTACATCTACTGCCAAAGATACTCTAGCTGAAATTACAAAGCAGGCTGAAAAATTTGTCAGTGAAACCAATAAGAGTGTAAACGGCAAACATCAGGCAAAAGAAAATAGTAACAACCTCATATGGGCTGATCCAGGTTCATGCTGTTATGCAGTGTATTCAAAATTGAACCCTGATACAGTTCTCTTGCAGCAATCACCTTTGGCTCTTGCAAAAGCTTTGAAG AACCCGGTGGAGTTGGAGGGGTTAAAACAGGCACATATTCGGGATGGTGCAGCTGTTGTGCAATATCTTGTCTGGTTGGATAAGCAG ATGCAGGATATTTTTGGAGCATCTGGTTACTTCTCAGAGGGGAATACTGTGAAAAAAGAGGAACTGTC GCAGTCCTTGAAATTAACTGAGGTGACTGTAAGTGACAAGCTTGAAGGTTTTCGAGCATCAAAAAAG CATTTCAGAGGATTGAGTTTCCCTACTATTTCCTCTGTTGGTCCCAATGGCGCTGTTATTCATTATTCTCCAAAAGCTGAAACATGTGCCGAGCTTGATCCAGATaaaatttatctttttgatTCTGGTGCCCAG TATCTAGATGGAACAACTGATATTACAAGAACAGTTCATTTTGGGAAACCTTCGGCCCATGAGAAAGCATGCTATACAGCG GTCTTAAAGGGTCACATTGCTCTTGGGAATGCTGTGTTTCCTAATGGGACAAATG GTCATGCCCTTGATATACTTGCTAGAATTCCTTTGTGGAAGAATGGTCTTGATTATCGACATGGTACTGGTCATGGTATTGGGTCCTACCTGAATGTTCATGAAG GACCTCATTTAATCAGTTTCAAACCTCGGAATGTACCGTTGCAATCTTCCATGACTGTTACAGATG AGCCTGGTTACTATGAAGATGGAGCATTTGGAATAAGATTGGAGAATGTGCTTATAATCAACGAGGCTGATACAAAATTCAATTTTGGTGATAAGGGTTACTTATCTTTTGAGCATATTACCTGG GCACCATATCAAACGAAGTTGATTGACCTGAACCTTCTAACGCCTGATGAGATAAATTGGCTGAACTCTTATCACTCCAGATGTAGGGATATTTTGCAACCACATTTGGATGATGCAGCTGAAAATGAATGGCTCAAGAAAGCCACTGAACCTGTAGGTGTGTGA
- the LOC130737237 gene encoding putative FBD-associated F-box protein At5g44940, with amino-acid sequence MLRVSKSTYTTSCATLLPNIFRCQTLVCLKLSRISKVGKISSVDLPLLKSLHLFKVCFHNEKEDYRKFLNGAPILEDLYVADTSSSRSVHVVGTKTSNLVKAHLRPCIPNPQYFRRFKEYFSSPKFPNLIHLEFVFNCIPFSGWPTVLGMLYHCPRLQNLVIKKRSLEKHSYIETEEYSIVPVPECVSSHLRTCFIGSILNIEDDFRYWP; translated from the exons ATGTTGAGGGTCTCGAAATCTACCTACACAACTAGTTGCGCCACCTTGTTGCCCAACATCTTCCGCTGCCAAACCCTTGTGTGCTTAAAACTGAGTAGGATAAGTAAGGTGGGTAAAATTTCCTCGGTTGATCTTCCTTTGCTCAAAAGTCTTCACTTGTTCAAGGTTTGTTTCCATAATGAAAAAGAGGATTACAGGAAGTTTCTCAATGGTGCACCCATTCTTGAGGATTTATATGTTGCAGATACATCCAGTTCAAGATCTGTCCATGTTGTAGGGACCAAAACCTCCAACTTGGTGAAAGCACATTTACGTCCATGCATACCTAATCCTCAG TACTTCAGGCGCTTCAAGGAATATTTCTCCTCTCCCAAGTTTCCGAACTTAATCCACCTTGAATTTGTATTTAATTGTATTCCCTTTTCTGGATGGCCTACCGTACTAGGAATGCTTTATCATTGTCCAAGGCTTCAAAATCTTGTCATCAAGAAG CGCTCTTTGGAGAAACATAGCTATATTGAGACAGAGGAATATTCAATTGTTCCTGTTCCGGAATGTGTTTCATCACATCTCAGAACATGTTTTATTGGTTCTATTTTAAACATTGAAGATGATTTCCG GTATTGGCCATGA
- the LOC130737238 gene encoding UDP-glycosyltransferase 72E1-like, giving the protein MVPSKLHAALLASPGMGHLIPTVELGKRLLTHHGFDVTIFVVTTDSSTTASQIHQQTSNLTALNIILLPPVDLSTKLAPDTSLGEQIGIMMGESIPSLRSSFLSMKSPPSVLIVDLFGTAAFPLAREFDMSTYVFLTTSAWLSAVTTYLPFIDKEMTERHANNREPLFIPGCEPVRFEDTLEPFLSPGEPIYANYVAVAKEIVSADGILMNTWQDLEPAATNAIREFEILGKFTNGPVYPVGPLVRTVEVKPVHEENEVLRWLDKQPVESVIYVSFGSGGTMSEEQMRELALGLELSQQRFVWVVRPPVEGDASGAFFGVASDGNETTLDYLPEGFVKRTRGLGLVVPMWAPQAEILGHPATGGFVTHCGWNSVLESVLNGVPMVSWPLYAEQKMNACMLSEELGVAVRVKVTAEQEGGVVCKEQIANLVRRVMVGEESVAMRVKVKELKLSGEKALSKSGSSHESLSQMTKDCVSRSA; this is encoded by the coding sequence ATGGTACCCTCAAAGCTACATGCAGCTCTTCTAGCAAGCCCTGGCATGGGCCACCTCATACCCACGGTGGAGCTAGGGAAGCGCCTCCTCACTCACCACGGCTTCGACGTCACCATCTTCGTCGTCACCACCGATTCCTCAACCACAGCCTCTCAGATACACCAACAAACATCCAATCTCACCGCCCTCAACATCATCCTATTGCCTCCGGTCgatctatccacaaaactcgcGCCCGATACTTCTTTGGGGGAACAAATTGGGATAATGATGGGGGAGTCCATCCCCTCACTACGCTCGTCCTTCCTATCCATGAAGTCTCCTCCGTCAGTCCTTATCGTGGACCTCTTCGGTACTGCTGCTTTTCCCCTCGCACGTGAGTTCGACATGTCAACCTATGTCTTTTTAACTACCAGCGCCTGGCTATCCGCGGTTACCACCTACCTTCCTTTCATCGACAAGGAAATGACTGAAAGGCACGCTAACAATCGCGAACCGCTTTTCATTCCTGGTTGTGAACCGGTTCGATTCGAGGACACTCTTGAACCGTTCTTATCACCTGGCGAGCCCATCTACGCGAATTATGTGGCAGTAGCGAAGGAGATAGTGTCTGCTGATGGGATTTTGATGAACACGTGGCAAGACCTGGAGCCTGCAGCCACGAATGCAATTAGGGAATTTGAGATTTTAGGAAAGTTTACTAATGGACCAGTGTATCCGGTTGGACCGCTGGTAAGAACAGTCGAGGTGAAACCGGTGCATGAAGAGAACGAGGTTTTGCGCTGGCTTGACAAGCAACCAGTTGAGTCGGTGATTTACGTGTCGTTTGGGAGCGGTGGGACCATGTCAGAGGAACAGATGCGGGAGCTTGCTTTGGGGTTAGAGCTGAGTCAACAACGATTTGTTTGGGTTGTGCGCCCTCCGGTTGAGGGCGACGCGAGCGGCGCATTTTTCGGAGTGGCCAGCGACGGTAATGAAACGACGCTGGATTACTTGCCTGAGGGGTTCGTTAAGAGGACACGTGGGTTGGGCTTGGTGGTTCCCATGTGGGCCCCGCAGGCTGAGATTTTGGGACACCCTGCTACTGGTGGTTTTGTGACGCATTGTGGTTGGAATTCCGTGTTGGAGAGCGTTCTAAACGGTGTCCCAATGGTGTCGTGGCCGCTTTATGCAGAGCAGAAAATGAATGCTTGCATGTTGTCGGAGGAGCTTGGGGTGGCAGTGCGAGTGAAGGTTACGGCGGAGCAGGAGGGTGGAGTTGTGTGCAAGGAACAGATAGCAAACTTGGTTAGAAGAGTGATGGTAGGTGAAGAAAGTGTTGCCATGAGGGTTAAGGTTAAGGAGCTGAAACTAAGTGGGGAGAAAGCCTTGTCAAAATCAGGGTCTTCTCACGAGTCGCTTAGTCAAATGACCAAGGACTGTGTATCTCGTAGTGCTTAA
- the LOC130740752 gene encoding UDP-glycosyltransferase 72E1-like, whose translation MSLGHGRATRNATSISNIEAVTAMVMATKPHAALLASPGMGHLIPTVELGKRLLTHHGFDVTIFVVTTDSSTTTSQTLQQTSNLTALNIVVLPPVDLSTKLVLDPSVGTQIVLTILESIPLLRSFFLSMKLPPSALIVDLFGTVAIPLARELGMSTYIFLATSAWFSAVTIYLPFMDKEMEERHAYKHEPLFIPGCEPVRFEDTLESFLSPDGPMYQLGYLPVAKEVVSADGILINTWQDLEPAATNAVRKHEILGRFSNGPVYPVGPLVRTVGLKPKHGEDQDEVLCWLDKQSTGSVIYVSFGSGGTMSKGQIREIALGLELSQQWFIWVVRPPVEDDVSGAFFGLENKITSVYLPEGFVKRTHKAGVVVPMWAPQAEILEHPATGGFVTHCGWNSVLESVLNGVPMVAWPLYSEQKMNAFMLSEELGVAVRVKEAEEEGGVVCKEQIADLVRRVMVGEEGLGMRARVKELKLSGDKALSKFGSSHEWLCQMTKDCELHHKFSTAKV comes from the coding sequence ATGTCTCTTGGACATGGTCGAGCGACAAGAAACGCAACCTCCATCTCCAATATTGAAGCTGTTACAGCCATGGTGATGGCCACAAAGCCACATGCAGCTCTTTTGGCAAGCCCTGGCATGGGCCACCTCATACCTACGGTGGAGCTTGGGAAGCGCCTTCTCACTCACCACGGCTTCGACGTCACCATCTTTGTCGTCACCACCGATTCCTCAACCACAACCTCACAAACACTCCAACAAACATCAAACCTCACCGCCCTCAACATCGTTGTACTGCCTCCCGTTgatctatccacaaaactcgtACTCGATCCTTCTGTAGGAACCCAGATTGTGCTTACAATACTGGAGTCTATACCCTTACTACGCTCTTTCTTTCTATCCATGAAACTTCCACCTTCAGCTCTTATAGTGGACCTCTTCGGCACAGTAGCTATTCCCCTCGCACGTGAGCTTGGCATGTCAACCTACATCTTCTTAGCCACAAGTGCTTGGTTCTCCGCTGTCACAATCTACCTTCCATTCATGGACAAGGAGATGGAAGAAAGGCACGCTTACAAGCATGAACCGCTTTTCATTCCGGGTTGTGAACCGGTTCGGTTCGAAGACACGCTAGAATCGTTCTTATCACCGGACGGCCCCATGTATCAGCTGGGTTACCTGCCAGTAGCAAAGGAGGTAGTTTCGGCGGATGGGATTCTGATAAACACGTGGCAAGATCTGGAGCCTGCAGCCACGAATGCAGTGAGGAAACATGAGATTTTAGGACGGTTTAGTAATGGACCAGTGTATCCGGTTGGACCGCTGGTGAGAACCGTTGGGTTGAAACCGAAGCATGGGGAAGATCAAGATGAGGTTTTGTGTTGGCTTGACAAGCAGTCGACTGGGTCAGTGATTTACGTGTCGTTTGGGAGTGGTGGGACCATGTCAAAGGGTCAGATTAGGGAAATCGCTTTGGGGTTAGAGTTGAGTCAACAATGGTTTATTTGGGTTGTGCGCCCGCCAGTTGAGGACGATGTGAGCGGCGCATTTTTTGGATTGGAGAATAAAATTACGTCGGTTTACTTGCCGGAGGGGTTTGTAAAGAGGACACATAAGGCGGGGGTGGTAGTCCCGATGTGGGCTCCGCAGGCTGAGATCCTGGAACATCCCGCCACTGGTGGTTTTGTGACCCACTGTGGTTGGAATTCCGTGTTGGAGAGTGTGTTGAACGGTGTGCCAATGGTGGCGTGGCCGCTTTACTCGGAGCAGAAAATGAATGCTTTCATGTTGTCGGAGGAGCTTGGGGTGGCAGTGCGAGTGAaggaggcggaggaggagggTGGAGTTGTATGCAAGGAACAAATAGCGGACTTGGTTAGAAGAGTGATGGTGGGTGAAGAAGGCTTGGGCATGAGGGCTAGAGTTAAGGAGCTCAAACTGAGTGGAGACAAAGCTTTGTCAAAGTTTGGGTCTTCCCACGAGTGGCTTTGTCAAATGACCAAAGACTGCGAACTTCATCACAAGTTTTCAACGGCAAAAGTGTGA